One region of Pseudoalteromonas galatheae genomic DNA includes:
- the kdsC gene encoding 3-deoxy-manno-octulosonate-8-phosphatase KdsC, with amino-acid sequence MQFEDLYQAISTTAWEKAKQIKLLICDIDGVFSDGRIYLGNNGEELKAFNTKDGFGIKALIDCGIEVAVITGRHSQIVQQRMTSLNVTYIYQGQENKVVAYDELKAKLNLSDDEIAYIGDDGPDLPVMERVGFAVAVNDAHPLVKHIAHYTTLMPGGFGAVRELTDLIMLSQKHLLTSKGSST; translated from the coding sequence ATGCAGTTTGAAGATTTATATCAGGCAATTTCAACTACAGCTTGGGAAAAAGCAAAGCAAATTAAATTATTGATTTGTGATATTGATGGCGTGTTTTCAGATGGCCGTATATACCTTGGCAATAATGGCGAAGAACTGAAAGCTTTTAATACCAAAGACGGGTTTGGTATTAAGGCTTTGATTGATTGTGGAATTGAGGTTGCAGTGATCACAGGAAGACATTCACAAATTGTTCAGCAACGCATGACTAGTTTAAATGTAACTTATATTTACCAAGGTCAAGAAAACAAGGTAGTGGCATATGATGAACTGAAAGCTAAGCTTAACCTTAGCGATGATGAAATCGCGTATATTGGTGATGATGGTCCAGACCTACCCGTAATGGAACGAGTCGGTTTCGCCGTTGCCGTCAATGATGCACATCCTCTTGTTAAGCACATCGCTCATTACACGACCTTAATGCCTGGTGGTTTTGGTGCTGTGAGAGAGCTTACTGATCTCATTATGCTTAGCCAGAAGCACTTATTAACTTCCAAAGGATCAAGTACATGA
- the lptC gene encoding LPS export ABC transporter periplasmic protein LptC gives MTVLRVILLIVFASLMIWMWSPMFNPSETDPTKEDEPLAKPDYVATTLQQTTYSENGLLNYQVTADKMELYQDLGFSHFEKPIFTLYNGEQNWQISSSEATLYENNTLILEGNVLAKNLTPNAMITDINADNVRVEIKQKLMKSEHPVVITGPSLRITGKGLHADLQKQVIELINHTKTIYYDQ, from the coding sequence ATGACCGTATTGCGTGTCATTTTACTCATTGTTTTCGCTTCTTTAATGATATGGATGTGGTCACCCATGTTCAATCCATCAGAGACGGATCCAACAAAGGAAGATGAACCGTTAGCTAAGCCAGATTACGTTGCAACCACGCTTCAACAAACGACCTATAGTGAAAATGGCTTATTAAACTATCAAGTAACTGCTGATAAGATGGAGTTGTATCAAGATCTTGGCTTTAGTCACTTTGAAAAACCTATTTTCACTTTGTATAACGGTGAGCAAAATTGGCAAATAAGTTCATCGGAAGCAACATTATACGAAAACAATACTTTAATCTTGGAAGGCAATGTATTGGCAAAGAATTTAACACCTAACGCCATGATCACTGATATTAATGCCGACAATGTAAGAGTTGAAATTAAGCAAAAATTGATGAAGTCGGAACACCCTGTTGTTATCACGGGTCCTAGTCTTAGGATCACGGGTAAAGGGCTACATGCGGATCTGCAAAAGCAAGTGATCGAACTCATCAACCACACAAAGACAATTTATTATGACCAGTAA
- the lptA gene encoding lipopolysaccharide transport periplasmic protein LptA produces the protein MTSKIINNLVCIGLLASSTLAIAAEQNEVIIDAGRQQAQLQSNIGIFEQNVVIIHGNRKINADRLEVHRRAELGTNKQLLVATGSPATFSERQPDGNLLEAKANEIRYDVAKGTLVISGDAEINQTGQKINAQVITYDIEKQLISAERSDQEDSRVRTILVPVDDKKDAKDKKAQEEGNN, from the coding sequence ATGACCAGTAAAATCATTAACAACCTAGTTTGCATCGGCTTGCTTGCAAGTTCTACTCTGGCTATTGCCGCAGAACAAAATGAAGTCATTATTGATGCTGGCCGTCAGCAAGCTCAGCTGCAAAGCAATATCGGTATTTTTGAACAGAATGTTGTAATTATTCATGGCAACAGAAAAATAAATGCTGACCGCCTAGAGGTTCACCGCCGCGCAGAGCTTGGTACAAATAAACAGCTGCTTGTTGCAACTGGCAGCCCTGCCACTTTTAGCGAACGTCAACCTGATGGCAACTTGCTAGAAGCCAAAGCAAATGAAATCCGTTACGACGTAGCTAAAGGAACCCTAGTGATTTCTGGCGATGCGGAAATCAATCAAACAGGGCAAAAAATCAATGCGCAAGTCATCACCTACGACATTGAAAAGCAATTGATCAGCGCTGAGCGCTCAGATCAAGAAGATTCCCGTGTAAGAACCATACTTGTTCCTGTAGATGACAAAAAAGACGCAAAAGATAAAAAAGCGCAGGAAGAAGGTAACAATTAA
- the lptB gene encoding LPS export ABC transporter ATP-binding protein, with protein MSELKATGLAKSYKGREVVKNVGLSVQAGSIVGLLGPNGAGKTTTFYMIVGLVPSDKGFIQIDGEDITLLPMHSRARLGIGYLPQESSIFRKLTVYQNLMAILETRKDLTKVEREAELNELLDEFNIQHIRDSQGMALSGGERRRVEIARALAANPKFILLDEPFAGVDPISVLDIKTIIEHLKNRGIGVLITDHNVRETLDVCEKAYIVSHGELIAAGTPEHVLADQTVRDVYLGEQFKL; from the coding sequence ATGAGCGAGCTCAAAGCAACGGGTTTAGCAAAGAGTTATAAAGGTCGTGAAGTCGTCAAGAATGTTGGCTTAAGTGTCCAAGCTGGCAGTATTGTAGGTTTGTTAGGCCCAAATGGCGCAGGTAAAACCACTACTTTTTACATGATAGTAGGATTAGTACCAAGCGATAAAGGTTTTATTCAGATTGATGGCGAAGACATCACTTTACTACCGATGCATAGCCGCGCGCGACTTGGCATTGGCTATCTTCCGCAAGAGTCTTCAATCTTTAGAAAGCTCACGGTCTATCAAAATTTAATGGCGATTTTAGAAACTCGAAAAGACTTAACTAAAGTTGAAAGAGAGGCTGAGCTAAATGAGTTATTAGATGAATTTAATATTCAACATATTCGCGATTCACAGGGTATGGCATTATCGGGAGGCGAAAGAAGACGGGTAGAAATTGCTCGCGCTTTAGCTGCTAATCCCAAGTTTATCCTGTTAGATGAACCTTTTGCTGGTGTTGATCCAATTTCGGTGTTAGATATAAAGACAATCATAGAGCACCTAAAAAACCGCGGTATCGGTGTATTAATCACCGATCACAACGTAAGAGAAACACTAGACGTATGTGAAAAGGCCTACATCGTTTCACATGGTGAGTTAATCGCTGCAGGCACGCCAGAACATGTTTTGGCAGATCAAACCGTAAGAGATGTCTACCTAGGCGAACAATTCAAGCTATAG
- a CDS encoding RNA polymerase factor sigma-54, with product MRQSLQLRMGQQLTMTPQLQQAIRLLQLSTLDLQQEIQEALDSNPLLEVEEGDNTDGENADQHGQEKSSTEDNQNSGDEASVSDYEIDSDTAMSKDTVSDDLAMDVTWDEYMSAAPAASSGPLPDDDNVYQGETSESLHDYLMWQLELTPFSPTDRAIAIAIIEAVDLSGILTLSCEDILESINDEDSEEPIELDEVEAVLKRIQLFDPVGIAARSLQECLCIQLNQFAPDTPWIAETKMILTEHIDLLASRDYRTLAKKTRLKEADLKEVMTLIHSLNPKPAASIIHEEPEYVIPDVSVKKVKGRWVVELNPDAMPKIRVNDHYAAMSRTAKSSTDSQFIRSHLQEAKWFIKSLESRNDTLLKVTNCIVQQQQAFFEHGPEAMRPMVLNDVAEMVEMHESTISRVTTQKYMHTPRGIFELKYFFSSHVSTENGGECSSTAIRALIKKLIAAENTAKPLSDSKIADILAEQGIKVARRTIAKYRESLAIPPSNQRKSLI from the coding sequence ATGAGGCAATCATTACAGCTGCGCATGGGGCAGCAACTTACAATGACTCCACAACTGCAACAAGCTATTCGCTTGCTGCAGCTTAGTACATTGGATCTGCAACAGGAAATACAAGAAGCATTAGACAGCAATCCATTATTGGAAGTGGAAGAAGGTGATAATACTGACGGCGAAAATGCTGACCAACACGGCCAAGAAAAGAGCAGCACTGAAGATAATCAAAATTCAGGCGATGAAGCATCAGTTAGTGACTATGAGATAGACTCAGATACCGCCATGAGCAAAGACACGGTGAGCGATGATCTCGCCATGGATGTCACTTGGGACGAGTATATGAGCGCAGCTCCAGCCGCCAGCTCAGGTCCACTCCCTGATGACGATAATGTTTATCAAGGGGAAACCTCTGAATCTCTCCATGATTATCTCATGTGGCAACTTGAGTTGACTCCATTTAGTCCAACAGATAGAGCTATTGCGATTGCGATTATTGAAGCGGTCGACCTGTCAGGCATTTTAACACTCTCTTGCGAAGACATTTTAGAGAGCATTAATGACGAAGATAGCGAAGAGCCTATTGAGCTAGATGAAGTCGAAGCCGTACTCAAACGTATTCAGCTTTTTGACCCTGTTGGTATCGCTGCGCGTAGTTTACAAGAATGCTTATGTATTCAGCTAAACCAATTCGCCCCAGATACGCCATGGATTGCCGAAACGAAAATGATCCTGACAGAGCATATTGATTTGCTTGCCAGCCGTGACTATCGAACTTTGGCTAAGAAAACGCGCCTTAAAGAAGCCGATCTCAAAGAGGTGATGACGCTAATTCATAGTCTTAACCCAAAGCCTGCGGCAAGCATTATTCATGAAGAACCTGAGTATGTGATCCCTGATGTATCGGTGAAAAAAGTAAAAGGTCGTTGGGTCGTAGAGCTAAACCCTGATGCTATGCCTAAAATAAGAGTAAACGATCACTACGCTGCGATGTCTAGAACGGCGAAATCCAGTACGGATAGTCAGTTTATTCGCTCTCATTTACAAGAAGCAAAATGGTTTATTAAAAGCTTAGAAAGCCGAAATGATACTTTATTAAAAGTTACCAATTGCATTGTGCAACAACAACAGGCATTCTTTGAACATGGCCCCGAAGCAATGCGCCCTATGGTGCTAAATGATGTTGCTGAAATGGTTGAGATGCATGAGTCCACAATTTCCCGTGTGACAACACAAAAATATATGCATACACCTCGGGGAATATTTGAGCTGAAGTATTTCTTCTCTAGCCATGTAAGTACAGAAAATGGAGGTGAGTGCTCTTCCACAGCAATTAGGGCACTTATCAAAAAGCTGATAGCTGCAGAAAATACCGCGAAGCCATTGAGTGACAGCAAAATTGCAGATATCTTAGCTGAGCAAGGAATTAAGGTAGCGAGACGCACGATTGCAAAATATCGTGAATCCCTAGCCATTCCACCGTCAAATCAGCGTAAAAGTTTGATATAA
- the hpf gene encoding ribosome hibernation promoting factor, which translates to MQLNLTGRHVEITDSLRDYVTNKFAKLERHFDHINNVHVILDVEKLVQKAEATLHVNGGELFASTEHQDMYAAIDGLINKLDRQVIKHKEKLTRH; encoded by the coding sequence ATGCAACTAAATCTAACTGGTCGCCATGTAGAAATTACTGACTCATTAAGAGACTATGTCACCAACAAGTTTGCGAAGCTAGAAAGGCACTTTGATCATATCAATAACGTGCATGTGATCCTAGATGTCGAGAAGCTAGTACAAAAAGCAGAAGCAACATTACACGTAAACGGCGGCGAACTATTTGCATCAACAGAGCATCAAGATATGTATGCCGCAATTGATGGCCTTATCAACAAGCTAGATCGTCAAGTTATTAAACACAAAGAGAAGCTCACTCGACACTAA
- the ptsN gene encoding PTS IIA-like nitrogen regulatory protein PtsN produces MKLSELVNKDCSKAAVLFNSKKRILEYISELAHSQIPNTSQHAILDALMAREKLGSTGIGKGIAIPHGRLEGLDKILAMVLVSEQGIQFEAIDKQPVDIFVAFIVPEGDNQQHLKTLAAIADTLQDKSFCKMLRQAKSDDELYAVIQGEFDE; encoded by the coding sequence ATGAAATTAAGTGAATTAGTGAACAAGGACTGCAGTAAAGCTGCGGTCCTTTTTAATAGCAAAAAACGTATTTTAGAATACATCAGCGAACTGGCTCATAGTCAAATTCCAAATACCAGTCAGCATGCTATCTTGGACGCTTTAATGGCGCGAGAGAAATTAGGTAGCACTGGGATTGGTAAAGGCATTGCTATTCCTCATGGACGACTTGAAGGGTTAGATAAAATCCTTGCAATGGTACTTGTCAGTGAGCAAGGGATCCAGTTTGAAGCCATAGATAAGCAGCCGGTCGATATTTTTGTCGCATTCATCGTACCTGAAGGTGATAATCAACAGCACCTGAAGACCTTAGCGGCGATTGCTGATACACTCCAAGACAAGTCTTTTTGCAAAATGCTTAGGCAAGCAAAAAGTGATGATGAGTTATATGCAGTGATCCAAGGTGAATTTGATGAGTGA
- the rapZ gene encoding RNase adapter RapZ, with protein MSDEEKGLELIIISGRSGSGKSVALRVLEDLGYYCVDNIPVNLLPSLVRSVSDNYNKIAVSIDVRNLPKEQDEFNDILEYLPGFAKPTLFYLDSDDQTLIKRFSETRRLHPLSLHNLPLDVAIKKERELLDVLITRADFLIDTTGLSVHQLAEDIREKILGKKDKQLIITFESFGFKHGIPKQADYVFDARFLPNPHWEPELKPLTGLDQPVKDYLSSHSIVQKFTWQIQTFVQTWLPHLERNNRSYLTIAIGCTGGQHRSVYLAQTIGERFAKTHPNVKIRHREQEG; from the coding sequence ATGAGTGATGAAGAAAAAGGACTCGAGCTTATCATTATCAGTGGCCGATCTGGCTCTGGTAAATCTGTAGCGCTTCGAGTATTGGAAGATTTAGGCTACTATTGTGTAGATAATATTCCAGTCAACTTACTGCCCTCTTTAGTCCGTAGTGTTTCCGACAATTATAATAAAATTGCAGTGAGCATTGATGTTAGAAACTTGCCTAAAGAACAAGACGAGTTTAATGACATTCTTGAGTACTTACCAGGCTTCGCCAAACCTACCCTGTTTTATTTAGACAGTGACGATCAAACCCTGATAAAACGCTTCTCAGAAACACGCCGTTTGCACCCGCTTTCACTGCATAACCTCCCATTAGATGTTGCAATTAAGAAAGAACGAGAATTATTAGATGTATTGATCACTCGCGCCGACTTCCTCATTGATACTACAGGCCTGAGCGTTCATCAACTTGCTGAAGATATTCGCGAAAAAATCTTAGGTAAAAAAGACAAACAACTCATTATTACCTTTGAATCTTTCGGCTTTAAACACGGTATTCCAAAACAAGCGGATTACGTTTTTGATGCGCGCTTTTTACCCAATCCACATTGGGAACCTGAGCTTAAGCCGCTCACGGGCCTAGATCAGCCAGTCAAAGACTATTTGTCGAGTCACAGCATCGTGCAAAAGTTTACTTGGCAAATTCAAACCTTTGTACAAACTTGGTTACCACACTTAGAACGTAACAATCGCAGCTATCTAACAATCGCAATAGGATGCACTGGAGGGCAGCACCGTTCGGTATACCTCGCACAAACCATAGGCGAGCGTTTTGCTAAAACCCACCCTAACGTCAAAATTCGTCATCGTGAGCAAGAGGGTTAA
- a CDS encoding HPr family phosphocarrier protein, with protein sequence MLEDTFLIQNKLGLHARAATVLAQLATQFDAEVTLYQGDKSAAADSVLALLLLESSQGKEVRVVCEGPDAQYALDAIGGLIENKFNESE encoded by the coding sequence ATGTTAGAAGATACGTTTTTAATCCAGAACAAGCTAGGTCTGCATGCCCGAGCTGCGACGGTTCTTGCTCAATTAGCTACCCAATTTGATGCCGAAGTGACCTTATATCAAGGAGACAAAAGCGCAGCTGCTGATAGCGTTCTAGCACTGCTGTTACTTGAAAGTAGCCAAGGCAAAGAGGTACGAGTTGTCTGCGAAGGCCCTGATGCTCAATATGCATTAGATGCCATTGGTGGACTGATAGAAAATAAGTTTAATGAATCCGAATAA
- the mgtE gene encoding magnesium transporter codes for MPEVFEQDYTLEQLQKVTKALNSGQFVQVRRMLAETAPCDTALLLESSPHKVRSMLWQLVDPDIQGDVLEELSEDVRLGIIAQMEPELIAAATEDMDDDDLGDVLRSLPDTVYQDVIGAMDSQDRERATQALSYKEHSAGALMSTDTVTIRPDVTLEVVFRYLRLKGELPNGTDELYVVDKDNCFLGTLSVNTLLTKSPDSMVRDWMDEDKETIPISMDESEVAQLFERHNWISAPVVDDNAHLLGRVTIDDVVDVIREDAEHSLLSMAGLEDEEDTFAPVLKSSQRRSIWLGINLLTALMAAFVASFFEGTLDILPILAVLNGIVPSMGGVAGSQTLTLVIRGIALGHINQTNQKFLMGKELAIGALNGVLWSVLIAGVIAIWQWDFTLGAVIAFAMFMNLVAAGIAGASIPIMLKKMNIDPALAGSVVLTTVTDIVGIFAFLGTATWLLV; via the coding sequence ATGCCTGAAGTATTTGAACAAGACTACACACTGGAACAACTCCAAAAGGTAACCAAAGCCTTAAACAGTGGTCAGTTTGTTCAAGTTAGGCGCATGCTCGCAGAGACGGCACCTTGTGATACAGCACTACTGTTAGAGTCATCTCCGCATAAAGTTCGTTCTATGTTATGGCAGCTCGTCGACCCAGATATCCAAGGGGATGTCTTGGAGGAACTGTCAGAGGACGTAAGACTTGGGATCATCGCCCAAATGGAGCCGGAACTAATTGCTGCCGCTACAGAAGACATGGACGACGATGATCTTGGTGATGTCCTAAGGAGCCTGCCTGATACCGTCTACCAAGATGTTATCGGCGCGATGGATAGCCAAGACAGAGAACGTGCGACACAAGCATTGTCCTACAAGGAACACTCGGCAGGTGCCCTGATGAGCACCGACACGGTCACCATTCGCCCCGATGTTACCTTAGAAGTTGTATTTAGATATCTACGTCTTAAAGGTGAGTTGCCAAATGGTACAGATGAGTTATATGTAGTTGATAAAGACAACTGCTTTTTAGGCACCTTATCAGTCAATACTTTATTAACTAAATCTCCTGACAGTATGGTTCGAGACTGGATGGATGAAGATAAAGAAACGATCCCTATCTCTATGGACGAATCTGAAGTGGCGCAGCTTTTTGAGCGCCACAACTGGATCTCTGCTCCTGTCGTTGACGATAACGCTCATTTGCTTGGTCGTGTCACCATTGATGACGTTGTTGACGTTATCCGTGAAGATGCCGAGCACAGCTTATTAAGTATGGCAGGTCTTGAAGATGAAGAAGATACTTTTGCGCCAGTTCTAAAAAGTAGCCAGCGCCGCTCTATTTGGCTTGGGATTAACCTGCTAACCGCCTTGATGGCTGCGTTTGTTGCGAGCTTCTTCGAAGGTACTCTGGATATTTTACCTATTCTCGCAGTGTTAAATGGCATAGTGCCAAGTATGGGTGGCGTTGCCGGTAGCCAAACACTAACTCTAGTTATTCGTGGTATTGCCCTTGGTCATATTAACCAAACTAACCAAAAGTTTTTAATGGGTAAAGAGCTGGCGATCGGTGCACTAAACGGTGTGCTTTGGTCTGTATTGATCGCTGGGGTTATTGCTATATGGCAATGGGATTTTACACTCGGTGCCGTTATTGCCTTTGCGATGTTTATGAACTTAGTCGCAGCTGGTATCGCGGGTGCCAGTATTCCTATTATGCTAAAGAAAATGAATATCGACCCAGCACTAGCTGGCAGTGTAGTGCTAACAACCGTTACCGATATCGTCGGGATCTTCGCATTCCTTGGCACAGCGACTTGGTTATTAGTGTAA
- the pmbA gene encoding metalloprotease PmbA, which translates to MTQPQQHPIYNQIDDVKNAVADVLAHAKKLGATSAEAAMSSTSGLSVSTRMGEVETIEFNQDGGLGISVYVGNHKGSASTADLSPDALRSVVEKAVDIARFTSDDPCNGVADKALLEMSPTDLDLFHPWQVSPDEAIEQCVAAEKAALEFDPRIVNSDGASLSSHQGIRVYGNSHGLIAGFPRTRHSLSTMVIGKEGEQMQRDSAYSLSRVHTDLKSPEEVGLEAAQSTLAKLGSRKVSTRKVPVIFRADIANSLFGHLVSGIGGGALYRKSSFLLDSLDTQIFNRCVNIEEKPHLLRGLASSPFDSEGVKTIDREIITDGVLNTYLLASYAARRMNMQSTGHAGGIHNWLVKPTHGDLTSLLASMGTGLLVTELMGQGVNTVTGDYSRGAAGFWVENGELQYPVSEITIAGNLKDMFMGIEGVGGDIECRGAVQTGSILLNNMQIAGE; encoded by the coding sequence ATGACTCAACCTCAACAACACCCTATATATAATCAAATTGATGATGTGAAAAATGCAGTTGCCGATGTGTTAGCGCATGCTAAAAAACTAGGTGCAACCTCGGCAGAAGCGGCGATGTCTAGCACCTCAGGTCTGTCTGTAAGTACACGAATGGGAGAGGTTGAAACCATTGAGTTTAATCAAGATGGAGGTCTTGGTATCAGCGTGTATGTGGGTAATCATAAAGGCTCAGCATCAACCGCAGATCTGAGTCCTGACGCCTTACGCTCAGTGGTTGAAAAGGCTGTAGATATTGCTCGGTTTACCTCGGATGACCCCTGTAATGGTGTGGCTGATAAAGCCTTGCTAGAGATGTCACCAACAGATTTAGATCTTTTTCACCCTTGGCAAGTTTCTCCCGATGAAGCCATTGAGCAATGTGTTGCTGCTGAAAAAGCCGCGTTAGAATTCGATCCTCGAATTGTGAATTCTGATGGCGCGAGCTTATCGAGCCATCAAGGGATCCGTGTATACGGCAATAGCCATGGCTTAATTGCAGGGTTTCCACGTACCAGGCACAGCTTGAGTACTATGGTGATTGGTAAAGAAGGTGAGCAAATGCAACGGGACTCTGCCTATTCGTTGTCCCGCGTGCACACGGATCTAAAATCTCCTGAAGAAGTTGGTTTGGAAGCCGCGCAGTCTACGCTGGCCAAATTAGGTAGTCGTAAGGTATCAACGCGTAAAGTGCCTGTTATTTTTCGAGCGGATATCGCGAACAGCTTATTTGGGCACTTAGTGTCAGGTATTGGTGGCGGCGCGCTATATCGTAAGTCTAGCTTCTTGTTAGACTCTTTAGACACACAAATTTTTAATCGCTGCGTAAACATTGAAGAGAAGCCACATCTACTAAGAGGGCTTGCTTCTAGTCCTTTCGATAGTGAAGGTGTAAAAACCATCGACCGTGAAATTATCACAGATGGCGTACTGAATACTTACCTATTGGCAAGCTATGCTGCACGTAGAATGAATATGCAATCGACAGGTCACGCGGGTGGGATCCATAACTGGTTAGTAAAACCAACACACGGTGATTTAACCAGTCTACTTGCGTCGATGGGTACTGGTTTGTTAGTCACTGAACTAATGGGGCAAGGTGTTAATACAGTAACCGGTGATTACTCAAGAGGTGCTGCTGGTTTTTGGGTCGAGAATGGTGAGCTGCAATATCCTGTGAGTGAAATTACGATTGCTGGCAATTTAAAAGATATGTTTATGGGGATTGAAGGCGTTGGCGGTGATATTGAGTGTCGAGGCGCAGTACAAACCGGCTCTATACTACTCAATAATATGCAAATAGCGGGCGAATAA
- the yjgA gene encoding ribosome biogenesis factor YjgA, with product MAKHEQTTEEEIIYVSKSELKREALELHELGCEIAGLAKKQREKLPLTDELKEAMTVADRIRAKTDAYRRHMNYIAKTLRSTPNVEEIQAAMDLMLNKNNKADVLLNKIELIRDEVIAKGDSKINELLNKYPELERQKMRQMARQASKEVKAEKPGKAYKELFQYLKEAIMP from the coding sequence ATGGCTAAACACGAGCAAACGACCGAAGAAGAGATTATTTACGTTTCAAAAAGCGAGCTTAAGCGCGAGGCGCTAGAGTTGCACGAACTAGGCTGCGAAATTGCAGGGCTTGCCAAGAAGCAGCGTGAGAAGTTACCTCTAACGGACGAGCTTAAAGAGGCCATGACTGTTGCGGATAGGATCCGTGCTAAAACAGATGCTTACCGTCGTCATATGAACTACATTGCCAAGACATTACGTAGTACTCCAAATGTCGAAGAGATCCAGGCTGCGATGGATTTGATGCTAAATAAGAACAATAAAGCAGACGTGTTGCTGAACAAGATTGAGCTTATTCGCGATGAAGTGATTGCCAAAGGAGATAGCAAGATTAATGAGCTATTGAATAAGTATCCTGAACTTGAGCGTCAAAAAATGCGCCAGATGGCGCGCCAAGCAAGTAAAGAAGTAAAAGCTGAGAAGCCAGGCAAAGCCTACAAAGAGCTGTTTCAGTATTTAAAAGAAGCAATTATGCCGTAA
- the tldD gene encoding metalloprotease TldD, whose amino-acid sequence MSNVEQNLLTNSQLTREQLSQTLEYIHQHKVNYADLYFQSSYHETWVLEDGIVKDGSYNIERGVGVRAVSGEKTGFSYSDAINIEALTKAAEAARSIAQAGESSKVQVFSDVKAPIQFQPAQPITSMSDADKVALLREIEQCIRDLAPEAQQVVSSLSAVYEEVLIAASDGTFATDIRPLIRLNCSVLLEKNGRRERGSAGGGARLDYGYFKELVDGAPRWVQFAKEAVRQARVNLEAIDAPAGAMPVVLGSGWPGVLLHEAVGHGLEGDFNRKGASAFSGKIGEQVASSLCTVVDDGTIADRRGSLNVDDEGTPAAYNVLIENGILKGYMQDKQNASLMGVAPTGNARRESYAHLPMPRMTNTYMLAGEHSQEEIIRSVDKGIFASNFGGGQVDITSGKFVFSASEAYLIENGKITQPIKGATLIGNGPEVMKKVSMVGNDLALDRGVGVCGKDGQSVPVGVGQPSLKIDEITVGGTA is encoded by the coding sequence ATGAGTAATGTAGAGCAGAATTTACTGACCAATAGCCAGCTGACACGTGAGCAATTATCACAAACTCTCGAGTATATTCATCAGCACAAAGTAAATTATGCCGATCTGTACTTTCAATCAAGCTACCACGAAACTTGGGTGCTGGAGGACGGCATAGTCAAAGACGGCAGCTACAACATCGAACGTGGTGTTGGTGTGCGTGCCGTGAGTGGCGAGAAGACTGGCTTTAGTTATTCTGATGCCATCAATATTGAAGCGTTAACCAAAGCTGCAGAAGCTGCACGTAGCATTGCGCAAGCTGGCGAAAGCAGTAAAGTCCAGGTATTTAGCGATGTAAAAGCTCCCATTCAGTTTCAACCAGCACAGCCAATTACCAGTATGAGTGATGCGGATAAAGTGGCTTTACTAAGAGAGATTGAACAATGCATTCGCGATTTAGCGCCTGAGGCGCAGCAAGTGGTCAGTTCGCTGTCGGCGGTATATGAAGAAGTGTTAATTGCCGCAAGCGACGGCACATTTGCAACCGACATTCGCCCGCTAATACGCTTAAATTGCTCGGTACTCCTTGAGAAAAATGGTCGCAGAGAGCGTGGCAGTGCCGGTGGTGGTGCGCGTTTAGACTATGGTTACTTTAAAGAGTTAGTAGACGGTGCACCGAGATGGGTGCAGTTTGCCAAAGAAGCTGTGCGCCAAGCACGCGTGAATCTTGAGGCCATAGATGCTCCAGCAGGTGCGATGCCTGTGGTACTGGGTTCTGGTTGGCCGGGGGTGTTGTTACACGAAGCTGTTGGGCATGGCCTAGAAGGTGATTTTAACCGTAAAGGTGCTTCTGCATTCAGTGGTAAAATAGGTGAACAAGTCGCTTCGAGTCTTTGTACTGTGGTGGATGATGGCACGATAGCCGACCGTCGCGGCTCTTTGAATGTGGACGATGAAGGTACGCCTGCGGCATACAACGTACTGATTGAAAATGGTATTTTGAAAGGCTATATGCAAGACAAGCAAAACGCGAGCTTAATGGGCGTGGCGCCTACAGGTAATGCGCGTCGTGAGTCTTATGCCCATTTACCGATGCCAAGAATGACAAATACCTACATGCTTGCGGGTGAGCACAGTCAAGAAGAGATCATTCGTAGCGTAGATAAAGGTATTTTTGCTAGTAACTTTGGCGGTGGTCAAGTGGATATCACCTCCGGCAAATTTGTATTCTCAGCGTCTGAAGCCTACTTAATTGAGAATGGTAAGATAACCCAACCCATTAAAGGCGCAACGCTTATTGGCAATGGCCCTGAGGTGATGAAAAAGGTCTCGATGGTAGGCAATGACCTTGCGCTTGATAGAGGCGTTGGGGTATGTGGTAAAGATGGTCAAAGCGTCCCTGTGGGAGTAGGCCAACCGAGTTTGAAGATTGATGAAATTACTGTCGGTGGTACAGCGTAA